In Primulina huaijiensis isolate GDHJ02 chromosome 16, ASM1229523v2, whole genome shotgun sequence, a single genomic region encodes these proteins:
- the LOC140961706 gene encoding ethylene-responsive transcription factor ERF062: MDPFFSRPKGSSSCSEGVLAEGWRSFANRNVFCDTNETNLSHVGSKIQLFSSPETSDSPENEVFSDNIPTTQLLDFSKESIVPDEFHDHYFFHGFINPLNQPSSSVCDHEGSYVPQNFLESFRSSIFTKVSEPFVSSSSVNSKFTNLGLYLQDSSSLKGCEESLSFGGRREFKSFCENPIFSTPQFGQNHLDSSTEWLKIYQNQENYSSKCSSDHHWLNITKPAKFPGRKVQQKSSLSSGKLFRGVRQRHWGKWVAEIRLPRNRTRVWLGTFDTAEEAAFAYDTASYILRGDYGHLNFPDLKQKIKENSMNNHTAALLEAKLQAISKGMPVSKRSMSQKSASKKDSENKSGSEMIEFKKTSEGIASDLDPVQLSKMPSLDMDMIWDALSVSDSQLGNQRKFYTD; this comes from the coding sequence atggaTCCCTTCTTCTCGAGGCCGAAGGGATCGTCGTCTTGTTCGGAAGGAGTACTGGCAGAAGGATGGAGATCATTCGCGAACCGGAACGTTTTTTGTGATACAAACGAGACCAATTTAAGCCATGTTGGTAGCAAAATCCAGTTGTTTTCGAGTCCGGAAACTAGTGATTCGCCGGAAAACGAGGTCTTTTCTGATAATATTCCGACTACTCAGCTATTAGATTTCTCAAAAGAAAGTATTGTTCCCGATGAATTTCATGATCATTATTTCTTTCACGGATTCATCAATCCTCTCAATCAACCTTCATCATCAGTGTGTGATCATGAAGGGAGTTATGTTCCCCAAAACTTTCTTGAATCATTTAGATCTTCAATTTTTACCAAAGTTTCTGAACCTTTTGTATCATCTTCTTCTGTCAACTCGAAGTTCACAAATCTAGGCTTATATCTTCAAGATTCATCCTCCCTAAAGGGGTGTGAAGAATCACTCAGCTTCGGCGGAAGACGAGAATTCAAATCTTTCTGTGAGAACCCTATATTTTCCACGCCTCAATTCGGTCAAAATCATCTTGATTCAAGCACCGAATGGCTGAAAATCTATCAGAATCAAGAAAACTACTCTTCAAAATGTTCAAGTGACCACCACTGGCTCAACATAACAAAACCGGCGAAATTTCCGGGCCGAAAAGTTCAACAGAAATCAAGTTTGTCATCGGGGAAACTTTTCAGGGGCGTGAGACAAAGGCACTGGGGAAAATGGGTTGCAGAAATAAGGCTACCCCGGAACCGAACGAGGGTTTGGTTAGGAACTTTTGATACTGCGGAAGAAGCAGCTTTCGCGTACGATACAGCTTCATACATTCTCAGAGGTGATTATGGGCACCTGAATTTCCCAGATTTGAAGCAGAAAATCAAGGAGAATTCGATGAACAATCATACAGCAGCACTTCTTGAAGCCAAATTACAAGCTATCTCGAAAGGGATGCCGGTTTCGAAGAGAAGCATGAGCCAGAAATCTGCGTCCAAGAAAGATTCAGAGAACAAATCAGGATCAGAAATGATCGAATTCAAAAAAACTTCAGAAGGTATTGCATCTGATCTTGATCCAGTTCAACTGAGCAAAATGCCATCTTTGGATATGGACATGATATGGGATGCACTTTCGGTCTCGGATTCACAACTTGGAAATCAGAGAAAATTTTACACTGATTAA